Proteins encoded within one genomic window of Strix uralensis isolate ZFMK-TIS-50842 chromosome 32, bStrUra1, whole genome shotgun sequence:
- the PEX19 gene encoding peroxisomal biogenesis factor 19, whose translation MAAEPGPGPDPELEELLDSALDDFEKARPAAPPPPPPPPGAQPSPSAAAKASLFAAQERFFQELFEGDLASQAAAEFEQAMQELAREEPHLVEQFQKLSEAAGRVGSDAASQQEFTSCLRETLSGLARNATDLQSSSASEEELAKALEGLGLEEGEGEGSVLPVMRSIMQSLLSRDVLYPSLKEITEKYPEWLRRHGPALPAEQYERYRAQLGVMGRICRQLEGERPGEGEEERRARFETLLDLMQQLQDLGHPPKELAGESPPGFNLDLPAAGEQCRLM comes from the exons ATGGCGGCggagccgggcccgggccccgacccggagctggaggagctgctggaca GTGCCCTGGACGACTTCGAGAAGGCCaggcccgccgccccgccgccgccgccgcccccccccggggctcagccctcgcccagcgccgccgccaaG GCCTCGCTCTTCGCCGCGCAGGAGCGGTTCTTCCAGGAGCTCTTCGAGGGGGACTTGGCCTCGCAGGCGGCCGCCGAGTTCGAGCAGGCGATGCAGGAGCTGGCGCGGGAGGAGCCGCACCTGGTGGAGCAGTTCCAGAAGCTGTCGGAGGCTGCGGGCAGAGTGG GCAGCGACGCGGCGTCGCAGCAGGAGTTCACCTCCTGCCTGAGGGAGACGCTGAGCGGCCTGGCCAGGAACGCCACCGACCTGCAG agctCCTCGGCCTCGGAGGAGGAGCTGGCGAAGGcgctggaggggctggggctggaggagggcgAGGGCGAGGGCAGCGTCCTGCCCGTCATGCGCAGCATCATGCAGAGCCTCCTCTCCAGGGACGTGCTCTACCCCTCGCTCAAGGAGATCACCGAGAag TACCCCGAGTGGCTGCGGCGGCAcggccccgcgctgccggccGAGCAGTACGAGCGGTACCGGGCGCAGCTGGGCGTGATGGGCCGCATCTGCCGGCAGCTGGAGGGCGAGCGGCCGGGCGAGGGCGAGGAGGAGCGGCGGGCGCGCTTCGAGACCCTCCTCGACCTCATGCAGCAG CTGCAGGACCTGGGGCACCCGCCCAAGGAGCTGGCCGGGGAGTCG ccccccggcttCAACCTGGACCTGCCGGCGGCGGGCGAGCAGTGCCGGCTGATGTAG
- the LOC141936483 gene encoding Fc receptor-like protein 2: protein MGAGHPRGCSCPTSLEVPVPPWTKGPVAPPGPSPSLAGARSPPCATRHVSPPRAGAKPRGRGSRFLPLSPNSRCAKGPRRRQRVWGAGMAASAALALLLGAPLPLSPPAQALGLTGAQPSQLTLDPPWTPVFVRESVTLTCHGPGAPVPTRWFMDEHLWQPAGPEHLRVSRTHSSRSSYQCQRQGAALSPPVTLSFSNDWLVLQVPARALLEGDALPLRCRGWGDARVTWVRFYHEQKELGGPSGGNELLLHPLQLHHSGSYRCEANMRSVLAGWQTSAPVPVAVQELFSVPHLEGPAEPPEGAPLTLGCLSRLSPLRPLTRLWHLFYQGGTVVGGPQESPQLRLPAAELSHSGNYSCEVRTETASVQKHSAPLTVTVHRVPVSGVSLMAQPPGGQVAEGDRLVLGCSVAAGTGPLAFSWHREGAAAPLATGPSYELRAVRHQDGGRYHCTATNGGTAADSPPLWVTVLVPVTGATIAMARTEPSVPAGESLNLSCSVQAGTAPVTFTWLRDGQELGSGPVLALGTVGPAHAGTYHCLATNRLSGHRVFQTRSRALALSVTPPARGWRQQGTAVAAGLSVSLLLLLAAAVGWHLWRRHLTAAGKSPGRDPAAPPEPEGRRPEPTAPPGAPGDREVLYAQIVVPEQGGGTSPARSPRGSPRSTPPREPPVTYAVLPGPHARLRLPSETYENVP, encoded by the exons ATGGGTGCAGGACACCCCCGGGGCTGCTCGTGCCCCACGTCCTTGGAGGTCCCGGTGCCCCCCTGGACGAAGGGGCCGGTGGCTCCTCCAGGCCCAAGCCCGTCCCTCGCCGGTGCCCGGTCCCCGCCATGTGCCACCAGACACGTGTCCCCCCCCAGGGCCGGGGCAAAGCCCCGGGGACGCGGAAGCcgcttccttcccctttccccgAACAGTCGCTGTGCAAAGGGGCCGCGGCGCCGCCAGCGCGTGTGGGGCGCCGGGATGGCCGCCAGCGCTGCTCTGGCACTGCTGCTCGGGG cccctctccccctctcccctccagcccAAGCCCTCGGCCTCACTG gcgcccagcccagccagctgaCGCTGGACCCCCCCTGGACGCCGGTGTTCGTGCGGGAGTCGGTGACGCTGACGTGCCACGGCCCCGGTGCCCCCGTCCCCACCCGCTGGTTCATGGACGAGCACCTCTGGCAGCCGGCGGGGCCCGAACACCTCCGGGTCTCCAGGAcccacagcagcagaagcagctacCAGTGCCAGCGCCAGGGCGCCGCGCTCAGCCCCCCCGTCACCCTGAGCTTCTCAAACG ACTGGCTGGTGCTGCAGGTGCCGGCGCGGGCGCTGCTGGAGGGGGACGCGCTGCCGCTgcgctgccggggctggggcgACGCGCGGGTCACCTGGGTGAGGTTTTACCACGagcagaaggagctgggggggcccTCGGGGGGGAACgagctgctgctgcacccccTGCAGCTGCACCACAGCGGCAGCTACCGCTGCGAGGCCAACATGCGCAGCGTCCTCGCGGGGTGGCAGACGTCAGCGCCGGTGCCGGTGGCGGTGCAAG AGCTCTTCTCGGTGCCGCACCTGGAGGGCCCGGCCGAGCCCCCCGAGGGAGCTCCCCTGACCCTGGGCTGCCTCAGCCGTCTCAGCCCCCTGCGGCCCCTCACCCGCCTCTGGCACCTCTTCTACCAGGGTGGGACGGTGGTGGGGGGGCCCCAGGAGTCCCCCCAGCTGCGGCTGCCGGCTGCAGAGCTGTCCCACTCGGGGAACTACTCCTGCGAGGTGCGGACGGAGACGGCCAGCGTGCAGAAACACAGCGCCCCGCTCACTGTCACCGTGCACA GGGTCCCGGTTTCGGGGGTGTCCCTGATGGCGCAGCCCCCCGGGGGGCAGGTGGCGGAGGGCGACCGCCTGGTGCTGGGCTGCTCGGTGGCCGCAGGGACGGGGCCCCTCGCCTTCTCCTGGCACCGTGAGGGCGCGGCCGCGCCACTGGCCACGGGCCCCTCGTACGAGCTCCGGGCCGTGCGGCACCAGGATGGCGGCCGCTACCACTGCACGGCCACCAACGGCGGCACCGCAGCTGACAGCCCCCCACTGTGGGTCACCGTCTTGG TGCCGGTGACCGGTGCCACCATCGCGATGGCGAGGACGGAGCCATCGGTGCCGGCGGGCGAGAGCCTCAACCTGAGCTGCTCGGTGCAGGCGGGCACCGCGCCGGTGACCTTCACGTGGCTGCGGGACGGGCAGGAGCTGGGCTCGGGGCCCGTCCTGGCCCTGGGGACCGTGGGGCCGGCGCACGCTGGCACCTACCACTGCTTGGCCACCAACCGCCTCAGCGGCCACCGCGTCTTCCAGACCCGCAGCCGGGCGCTGGCCCTCTCGGTGACGCCGCCGGCTCGGGGATGGCGGCAGCAGGGCACAG CCGTGGCCGCGGGGCTCAGCGTgtccctcctgctcctgctcgcGGCCGCCGTGGGTTGGCACCTCTGGCGCCGGCACCTCACAG CCGCCGGGAAGAGCCCGGGCAG GGACCCTGCTGCCCCCCCGGAGCCCGAGGGTCGCCGGCCggagcccacagccccccccggggcccccggGGACAGGGAGGTGCTCTACGCCCAAATCGTGGTCCCGGAGCAGGGCGGGG GCACGTCCCCGGCGCGGTCCCCGCGGGGGTCTCCCCGCTCCACCCCCCCGCGGGAGCCGCCCGTCACCTACGCGGTGCTGCCGGGTCCCCACGCGCGGCTGCGGCTCCCGAGCGAAACCTACGAGAACGTCCCGTGA
- the FCER1G gene encoding high affinity immunoglobulin epsilon receptor subunit gamma isoform X1 has protein sequence MGARLLLAATLLLLWTPAAEALVEPELCYILDAVLFLYGIVLTVLYCRLKFLAHRASQQGAGKEKEEAIYTGLSAEGQEMYETLQTKRS, from the exons ATGGGCGCCCGCCTGCTGCTCGCcgccacgctgctgctgctgtggacCCCGGCCGCAG AGGCCCTGGTGGAGCCCGAGCTCTGCTACATCCTGGACGCCGTCCTCTTCCTCTACGGCATCGTCCTCACCGTCCTCTATTGCCGCCTCAAG TTCCTGGCTCACCGAGCGTCCCAGCAGGGAGCGGGCAAGGAG AAGGAAGAAGCCATCTACACC GGGCTCAGCGCTGAGGGCCAGGAGATGTACGAGACCCTCCAGACCAAACGCTCCTGA
- the FCER1G gene encoding high affinity immunoglobulin epsilon receptor subunit gamma isoform X2 has protein sequence MGARLLLAATLLLLWTPAAEALVEPELCYILDAVLFLYGIVLTVLYCRLKKEEAIYTGLSAEGQEMYETLQTKRS, from the exons ATGGGCGCCCGCCTGCTGCTCGCcgccacgctgctgctgctgtggacCCCGGCCGCAG AGGCCCTGGTGGAGCCCGAGCTCTGCTACATCCTGGACGCCGTCCTCTTCCTCTACGGCATCGTCCTCACCGTCCTCTATTGCCGCCTCAAG AAGGAAGAAGCCATCTACACC GGGCTCAGCGCTGAGGGCCAGGAGATGTACGAGACCCTCCAGACCAAACGCTCCTGA
- the NDUFS2 gene encoding NADH dehydrogenase [ubiquinone] iron-sulfur protein 2, mitochondrial: protein MAPAPPLAALWAGRRTRSAKGKMAALRALGRLRAPSGLRAAAAARLGPAPARAARQWQPDVEWAQQFAGAVMYPSKETEKWVPPPWNDKDPVAHKKVSSLTINFGPQHPAAHGVLRLVMELSGETVKKCDPHIGLLHRGTEKLIEYKTYLQALPYFDRLDYVSMMCNEQAYSLAVEKLLNIRPPVRAQWIRVLFAEITRLLNHIMAVTTHALDIGAMTPFFWMFEEREKMFEFYERVSGARMHAAYIRPGGVHQDLPLGLMDDIYEFVKNFSMRIDEVEEMLTNNRIWKNRTVDIGVITAEEALNYGFSGVMLRGSGIHWDLRKTQPYDVYDQVEFDVPIGSHGDCYDRYLCRVEEMRQSLRIILQCLNKMPEGEIKVDDAKISPPKRAEMKSSMESLIHHFKLYTEGYQVPPGATYTAIEAPKGEFGVYLVSDGSSRPYRCKIKAPGFAHLAGLDRMSQGHMLADVVAIIGTQDIVFGEVDR, encoded by the exons AtggcgccggccccgcccctcgccgcgcTGTGGGCGGGGCGGCGCACGCGCAGCGCCAAGGGCAAGATGGCGGCGCTGCGGGCGCTGGGGCGGCTGCGGGCACCttcggggctgcgggcggcggcggcggcgcggctggggccggccccggcccg GGCGGCGCGGCAGTGGCAGCCCGATGTGGAGTGGGCCCAGCAGTTCGCCGGCGCCGTCATGTACCCGAGCAAGGAGACGGAGAAGTGGGTGCCGCCACCGTGGAAcg ACAAGGACCCTGTGGCTCACAAGAAGGTCTCGAGTTTGACCATAAACTTTGGGCCGCAGCACCCGGCTGCCCACGGGGTCCTGCGGCTGGTGATGGAGCTCAGCGGGGAGACGGTGAAGAAGTGCGACCCCCACATCGGCCTCCTGCACCGAGGCACCGAGAAGCTCATCGAGTACAAGACGTACCTGCAG GCGCTGCCCTATTTCGACCGCCTGGACTACGTGTCCATGATGTGCAACGAGCAGGCCTATTCCCTGGCCGTGGAGAAGCTGCTCAACATCCGCCCGCCGGTGCGGGCTCAGTGGATCCGAG ttCTCTTCGCAGAGATAACGCGGCTGCTCAACCACATCATGGCTGTGACCACGCACGCGCTGGACATTGGGGCCATGACGCCCTTTTTCTGGATGtttgaggagagggagaag ATGTTCGAGTTCTACGAGCGGGTCTCGGGGGCACGGATGCACGCGGCCTATATCCGCCCCGGCGGGGTGCACCAG GATCTGCCCCTGGGGCTGATGGACGACATCTATGAGTTTGTGAAGAATTTCTCCATGCGGATCGACGAGGTGGAGGAG ATGCTGACCAACAACCGCATCTGGAAGAACCGCACGGTCGACATCGGGGTGATAACGGCGGAGGAGGCTCTCAACTACGGATTCAG CGGGGTGATGCTCCGGGGCTCGGGGATCCACTGGGACCTGCGCAAGACGCAGCCCTACGACGTCTACGACCAGGTGGAGTTCGACGTCCCCATCGGCTCCCACGGCGACTGCTACGACAG GTACCTGTGCCGCGTGGAGGAGATGCGACAGTCGCTCCGTATCATCCTCCAGTGCCTCAACAAGATGCCGGAGGGGGAGATCAAAGTAGACGATGCCAAAATCTCCCCCCCGAAGCGGGCAGAGATGAAG AGCTCCATGGAGTCCCTGATCCATCACTTCAAGCTCTACACCGAGGGCTACCAAGTGCCCCCCGGAGCCACCTACACGGCCATCGAGGCCCCCAAG GGCGAATTCGGCGTCTACCTGGTGTCGGACGGCAGCAGCCGGCCTTACCGCTGCAAGATCAAGGCGCCGGGCTTCGCTCACCTG GCCGGTCTGGATCGGATGTCGCAGGGCCACATGCTGGCGGACGTCGTGGCCATCATCG gcaCGCAGGACATCGTCTTTGGGGAAGTGGATCGGTGA